The Candidatus Neomarinimicrobiota bacterium genomic interval AGGTAGTAAATCATATCCCAGGGGTTGTCCCGGTCAAAGACATTCTGAATATCGATGAAGGTCACTAGGTTCATTTTGCGGAAGTAAAAGCGCCTCAGAATCATCACATCGAAGCGCATGTAAGGCTCCAGGCGCTCACCGTTGAGTTCACACCCCACCGGCTGGTACCAGCGGCGCACGATAGGATAATATTCCTTGGGTGTATAAGGCCGTCCACCGACCTGCCGGTAGCGGAAACTGATTTCCAGCTCATCGGCCGGCAGGAAAGGCAGCCAGGCCACCCATGGCCACCACGATTCCTGCTTAAGTCGGAGGTAGGAAGCCCGCTCCATGAATTTGATTTTATAGCCCCCAATGAACGTCAGCAGGTGCCGGAAATCCGATTTACGGGGGTAGGTCCTCCCTTCGAAGCCCTTCCTGGGATCCTCGGCCAGTGATATGTAGCGGCTGTAGGCGAACGAACCATACCAGTGGCGGCTGAACTTCTTTTGGAAAAACAGCTCCAATCCCTGCGCATACCCCTCGCCAGCATTCACGAACCCACCGAAAATGTCGCGGGGATCAGCAGTGGTGTCAGCCACCTCCAGAACTAAATTGTGGTAGGCCTTCCGGTAAATTTCCAAGGTCCCTCTCATATCGTCGGCGAAAAGGTGCTCCAGGCCCAATACCACCTGGTCAGTACGCATGTTCCGACAAGGATCGGTATCACTCTGGAATAACTGATAATAGGCAGGCAGCTGGTAATGACGTCCAAAGGCAAGGTTGAGCTTGGTACGGTCGGTCAGAGCATAGGTCACTCCGAGCCTGGGAGCCCAATCGGATGCATCATTGGCAGCAACCCGGATGTGCCGCAGCCCAAAGATCAGCTCCCACCGGGAAGTCGGACGCCACTTCAGCTGGCCGTACAGGCTAAGCCCCGTGGTGTGATAGAGGGAATCAATCACATACCCCGGCTCAACTTCCAGCGGGTTGCTGTCGCGAACAATAATGAAACCAGGATTTTCGAGGAGCTCTTGATACTCCTCCATTGAATCTACAATATGAGGTTGGATCGTATCCTCAACTCCATAGCGATATATCCACAAAGTATCGGGCCCTACCGACGAATCTCGGTCAAGAGCATTCCATTTATGGTTCAAGCCGATACCAATCTCCAGTGATGGTGATAGGCGGTAGCTGAGGTCGCCCTTAAGCCTGAGATCCGAGGTCACATCGTCAAGGTCGTAAATGACCTGGGTATATCCACCTGGTAAATCGTTGAACAGCTTGTATTTAATGGCCCATTGGCTATGACTGAGCGACAGCAGGCCAAAGCCGTTTCTGGACAACAACGTCTTGAGGGTGGCACCGTAAGTGAGCTGACCGCCGTCGGCGATGACATTATCGATGCCCCGGGTTTGGGGGACGGTGCTACCCTCCAGATCAATGCTGTCAGTGCCTCCTAAGGCATTCAAGATGAGTTTACTTACTGGTGAGAGGTCCACCACCGCCTTGCCCTGCCAATTGATAAAGTGAGGCACGGCAGTGACGCCTACATCGCGAATTACGAAATCCAGGAACGATTTACGATAGGACGCCAGATACGAACCCCGCTGAGCCAGCCAGGGCCCCTCCACCACGGCACCGAATCCCGCCATGCTTATTTCCAGCTGGGATTGAAAAC includes:
- a CDS encoding TonB-dependent receptor domain-containing protein, encoding MSHSTPGMATASFPHLHRQLSHRFLGLVIILALTIVRGQESHDNGPAARATGTLTGTITDLATAQPLIGANVLVEGSNFGAATDGRGRYMIPRLPVGSYTVRVEMIGYQPQSRANVHIVPQRETVLNFALEVQVLKGKEVVVTGRFFENARDAIVSARSVDIEEIRSDPAGAYDIQRMMEALPAVVLGSDQHNEIVVRGGGIGENLFIMDHLEIPNPNHFGEPGASGGAINLINTDFIERIDFYAGAFPARYGERLSSVMDITLREGNRQRFQSQLEISMAGFGAVVEGPWLAQRGSYLASYRKSFLDFVIRDVGVTAVPHFINWQGKAVVDLSPVSKLILNALGGTDSIDLEGSTVPQTRGIDNVIADGGQLTYGATLKTLLSRNGFGLLSLSHSQWAIKYKLFNDLPGGYTQVIYDLDDVTSDLRLKGDLSYRLSPSLEIGIGLNHKWNALDRDSSVGPDTLWIYRYGVEDTIQPHIVDSMEEYQELLENPGFIIVRDSNPLEVEPGYVIDSLYHTTGLSLYGQLKWRPTSRWELIFGLRHIRVAANDASDWAPRLGVTYALTDRTKLNLAFGRHYQLPAYYQLFQSDTDPCRNMRTDQVVLGLEHLFADDMRGTLEIYRKAYHNLVLEVADTTADPRDIFGGFVNAGEGYAQGLELFFQKKFSRHWYGSFAYSRYISLAEDPRKGFEGRTYPRKSDFRHLLTFIGGYKIKFMERASYLRLKQESWWPWVAWLPFLPADELEISFRYRQVGGRPYTPKEYYPIVRRWYQPVGCELNGERLEPYMRFDVMILRRFYFRKMNLVTFIDIQNVFDRDNPWDMIYYLDGTKEVALQYRQFPVGGIIMEL